Within the Echinicola sp. 20G genome, the region GGTTGATGGTGTATTTGGCAATGTATCTTTTGACCCTGAAGTTGTCCGCTTGAAGCTCTTGGTCTTCTGGAAGGAAGCCTTGTTGAATTTTGTTTTTATGGGCAGTTTGCCAGGTTCTGGTGATGACTTCACCCACCCGGCCCATGGCCTGAGAATCAGAACTCATCATACTGAATACGCCCATATCATGGAGGATGTCCTCTGCTGCGATGGTCTCCTTTCGGATTCTGGAGTCTGCAAAGGCAACATCTTCCGGAATAGATTTGCTCAAATGATGACAGACCATCAACATGTCTAAATGCTCATCAATGGTATTTTTGGTGTATGGACGGGTTGGGTTGGTAGAGCTGGGCAATACATTGGGAAAAGAAGAGATTTTAATGATGTCCGGCGCATGCCCCCCACCTGCACCTTCGGTATGGAAGGTATGGATGGTTCTTCCATTGATGGCTTTTACAGTATCCTCAAGAAAACCAGCTTCATTAAGGGTGTCTGTATGGATTGCAATTTGCACATCATATTCATCGGCTACTTTCAGGGAAGCATCGATCACAGCATGCGTCGCTCCCCAGTCTTCATGGATTTTAAGTCCAAGTGCTCCAGCTTCTATTTGTTCTTTAAGTGGTGCTTCCGTGCTGCAATTTCCTTTTCCAAAAAAACCTAAATTCATGGGGTAATGATCTGCTGCCTCTAACATTTTTTGGATGTTCCAGGCTCCAGGAGTTACCGTAGTGGCATTAGTGCCATCAGCTGGACCAGTACCTCCGCCAATCATGGTAGTGACTCCGCTAAACAGTGCATGTTCTATTTGTTGGGGACAAATAAAATGAATATGAGCATCTATTCCCCCCGGAGTCAGGATATGTCCTGCTCCGGAGTGAACCTCGGTAGAGGCTCCTATGATCAAGTTCGGGTGCACTCCAGACATGGTGTCTGGGTTCCCAGCTTTTCCCACACCAACTATTTTGCCATCCTT harbors:
- the ureC gene encoding urease subunit alpha, which produces MSFKVNRIKYANIYGPTTGDKIRLGDTELFIEIEKDFNSEHYGEESMFGGGKTVRDGMSQASTKTRNEGVLDFVILNVIVFDHWGIVKGDVGIKDGKIVGVGKAGNPDTMSGVHPNLIIGASTEVHSGAGHILTPGGIDAHIHFICPQQIEHALFSGVTTMIGGGTGPADGTNATTVTPGAWNIQKMLEAADHYPMNLGFFGKGNCSTEAPLKEQIEAGALGLKIHEDWGATHAVIDASLKVADEYDVQIAIHTDTLNEAGFLEDTVKAINGRTIHTFHTEGAGGGHAPDIIKISSFPNVLPSSTNPTRPYTKNTIDEHLDMLMVCHHLSKSIPEDVAFADSRIRKETIAAEDILHDMGVFSMMSSDSQAMGRVGEVITRTWQTAHKNKIQQGFLPEDQELQADNFRVKRYIAKYTINPAISHGIAKHVGSIESGKIADLVLWKPAFFGAKPEMVIKGGMITASKMGDPNASIPTPQPVIMRNMFGAHGSALEKTSVTFISKAGLKSNIKEKYGLKKEVVPVEDCRNIGKKDLIHNDKTPVIEVNPENYEVSVEGKVITCEPLEVLPLAQRYFLF